Proteins encoded in a region of the Stieleria neptunia genome:
- a CDS encoding Uma2 family endonuclease: MTAEKLIPNYTAQDDATWQGDWELWDGVPVSMAPNPFGPHSAAVVKIIASLVSQLAECDAQVLTGLDWIVDQSNVFRPDVVVVCGPVPERHIESPPALIVEVLSEATRQRDTVYKPRLCREHGVEFVLVDPDTKSIDRARVQICDDCFVEFDASILG; encoded by the coding sequence ATGACCGCTGAAAAACTGATTCCGAACTACACCGCCCAAGACGACGCGACGTGGCAGGGCGATTGGGAATTGTGGGATGGGGTCCCGGTTTCAATGGCTCCGAATCCCTTCGGACCACATTCGGCGGCGGTCGTCAAAATCATCGCTTCACTCGTCAGCCAGCTCGCCGAGTGCGACGCGCAGGTCTTGACGGGACTGGACTGGATCGTCGATCAAAGCAACGTCTTCCGCCCAGACGTGGTCGTGGTTTGCGGCCCAGTTCCAGAGCGTCATATCGAATCGCCTCCGGCGCTAATCGTTGAAGTCCTCTCCGAAGCCACCCGTCAGCGTGATACCGTCTACAAACCACGCCTCTGCCGAGAGCACGGAGTGGAATTCGTCCTCGTCGATCCCGACACCAAGTCCATCGATCGCGCCCGAGTGCAAATCTGCGACGACTGCTTCGTCGAATTCGACGCTTCAATTCTGGGCTAG